Sequence from the Janthinobacterium lividum genome:
GTTCTTGAACATCGATTCGCGCACGTATTTTTCCGCCAGTTTCGGGTCGGCCAGGAAGGCGCGCGTGGCAGCGACGAAGCAATCCATGAAGCGCTGGGCCACGGCCGGCTTTTCCTTGTACATCTTTTCCGTCATCACCAGCGCGCGCACGGGTTCGCCCAGCGGCGTGTCGTAAGGCTTGAGGATGGCCGCGCCGTATTTCTTGTGGATCGCTTGGGTCGAGTACGGCTCGGACTGGCTCATGACGTCGATATCCTTGGTCAAGAGGGCCTGGTTTAAGTCCGGATAGCCCATGTACAGGATCTGCACGTCCTTGCCCGGCTTGTCGGACCAGGTCAGCTTGGCCTTGGTCAGTTCGGCAAACAGCAGGATTTCCTGCGGGCCGCCGCGCGTGACGCCGACTTTCTTGCCTTTTAGGCCAGAAATGTCCTTGATGTTCAGGTCGGGACGTCCGACGATCTGCACGCCGCCCTTGGCGAAGCCGCCCACCAGGTACACGGGCAAGCCGGTGGCGCGGCCCGTGATGGCCGCTTCCAGCGCGCTGGCGGACACGTCGATTTCGCCGGCGATCATGGCTGGCACGATGTCGAGGCCCTTGGCGAAGATGCGCTCTTCAATTTTCAGGTCGTATTTCGGCGCGATTTCCTTCATATAGGCGACGGCGCCGTAATGGGCGAATTTCAGGTTGCCCAGGCGGACCAGGTCGGCTGCGTGGACGGCCAGCGGGAATTGCGCGGCCAGTGCGACGGCCACGGCCAGTGCCTTGGTATTCAGGAAGGACGAGATGCGGAAGGTGCGTGCCATGCTGTTGTCTCCAAAAGGTAGATGGTTTTATATAGTGGGTCAGGCTGCCGCTCTGATGGCGGTTATGAAAATATAAAAGCATCTTCCGTGCCAGTGGAGCGCATTTTGGCGTTTATTGCAAGTGATTGTTTATAAAGGTTTAATTTGGATCTATTGAAAATAGGAAATGGCGATATTCCGCCTTTCCGCACGGGGAGGGGAAAGGCTGTGCGGATTGCCGCATTTTTGGCGGACGGGTCCGATGTCCGCTTGCGGGTTCATTGCAGGTGAACCTTCATGGCGTTGCCGACTCCAATCGTAAAAAAACGCGTTGCAGACAGGCTGGCAACGCGTAACTCCCCCGTGGAGTAGGGGCGGCGCCGCGCGGGCGCCTGATCGATCGCCGTCCGGCGGCCTCGTCTTCAGGCTTTACTTCGGCGCCGTGGCGGGCGGCAGCGCGGGCGCGGTGGCCGGGTCGGTCAGCGGCGCAGGCGGCGTCGTGCTGCCTGGACCCG
This genomic interval carries:
- a CDS encoding ABC transporter substrate-binding protein, coding for MARTFRISSFLNTKALAVAVALAAQFPLAVHAADLVRLGNLKFAHYGAVAYMKEIAPKYDLKIEERIFAKGLDIVPAMIAGEIDVSASALEAAITGRATGLPVYLVGGFAKGGVQIVGRPDLNIKDISGLKGKKVGVTRGGPQEILLFAELTKAKLTWSDKPGKDVQILYMGYPDLNQALLTKDIDVMSQSEPYSTQAIHKKYGAAILKPYDTPLGEPVRALVMTEKMYKEKPAVAQRFMDCFVAATRAFLADPKLAEKYVRESMFKNQITTEDYRDAIDNAIFTEDITQSHVQLTTDYMVKFGVGRMAKAPVAKDWVKLDLLEKAKKSHVPR